From Mauremys mutica isolate MM-2020 ecotype Southern chromosome 17, ASM2049712v1, whole genome shotgun sequence, one genomic window encodes:
- the LOC123351939 gene encoding chemokine-like receptor 1, with the protein MEFLRILFLVLSGVAFLAGVPLNGYVLFLASCRVERTVSAVWFWSRAVADFMFIIFLPLRFTSIFILDLNWTTTLSSTVTSFHMFSSAFLLTTLSVDRCILVARPEWAQNHRTPLLAFRMVIGIWVLSAGFSSRYGDLWEFPLSPASTSMNFDPDERRVKAAIAIQFLVGFLIPLALILIPTSYIVLAAKLRRNRLIHSIKPLKILLGLIPTFFLCCLPYHVFLFLQISSTYPQTLLNIGSTFSCVLTYFSSCLNPIFYLILEEEFLRYRQRARNPQTTDNSGSELAE; encoded by the coding sequence ATGGAGTTCCTCCGAATTCTCTTCCTGGTGCTGAGCGGTGTAGCCTTCCTTGCCGGGGTGCCGTTGAATGGCTACGTCCTCTTCTTAGCCAGCTGCCGTGTGGAGAGGACGGTCAGCGCCGTGTGGTTCTGGAGCCGGGCTGTGGCCGATTTCATGTTCATCATCTTCCTGCCCCTCAGATTCACCTCCATCTTTATCCTGGACTTAAACTGGACCACAACGCTGAGCAGCACCGTCACCTCCTTCCACATGTTCTCCAGCGCCTTCCTCCTCACCACCCTCAGTGTCGATCGCTGCATCCTCGTGGCACGCCCTGAGTGGGCCCAGAACCACCGCACGCCCCTCCTGGCTTTCAGGATGGTTATAGGCATATGGGTCCTGTCTGCTGGTTTCAGCTCGCGGTACGGTGATCTCTGGGAATTCCCGCTCTCACCTGCCAGCACCAGCATGAATTTCGATCCAGATGAAAGGAGGGTGAAGGCTGCTATTGCGATCCAGTTCCTGGTCGGGTTTCTGATCCCATTAGCCTTGATCTTGATCCCAACCTCCTACATCGTTCTAGCTGCCAAGCTGAGGAGGAACAGGCTGATCCACTCCATCAAGCCACTCAAGATCCTTCTTGGTTTGATCCCGACCTTTTTCCTCTGCTGTCTGCCGTATCACGTCTTCCTCTTCCTGCAGATCTCATCTACGTATCCTCAGACTCTTCTGAACATAGGAAGCACTTTTTCTTGTGTCCTGACATATTTCAGCAGCTGCCTCAACCCCATCTTCTACCTCATCTTGGAGGAAGAGTTTCTGAGGTACCGGCAACGTGCACGCAACCCCCAAACCACTGACAACTCGGGGTCAGAGCTGGCTGAATAG